One window from the genome of Saccharicrinis carchari encodes:
- a CDS encoding DHH family phosphoesterase: protein MTDSTLVESLKQLIQTSNRIVIVPHLNPDGDAMGASLGWWHVLKKMGKEPTVLNPTAYPMFLGWMKGADDTINFEKDSGLAIALLKKADLLMYVDFNCLKRTGKLEKELEKLKSKKVMIDHHPYPDSIADVMISVPSSSSTCELSYHLINKMGWNEQVGVDAAECFYTGIMTDTGSLSYNSSRPETYRMIAGLLEKSIDKDKIHQLVFHSNSFSRMKLLGHVLANKLFLMPDQEAAFIYLDKNELAQHHFQPGDTEGFVNYPLSIEGINISGFFLEQDDKIKCSFRSRGEVPVNKFSELHFSGGGHRNAAGGESASSLKECVDRFKNELPNFYNKFKNNEI from the coding sequence ATGACAGATAGCACATTAGTAGAATCCTTAAAACAGTTAATTCAAACGTCCAATCGGATTGTAATCGTGCCCCATTTAAATCCGGATGGCGATGCTATGGGGGCTTCGTTGGGCTGGTGGCATGTATTAAAAAAAATGGGTAAAGAGCCTACTGTGCTCAACCCGACAGCCTATCCAATGTTTCTTGGATGGATGAAAGGTGCGGATGACACTATCAACTTTGAAAAGGATAGTGGGCTGGCAATAGCCTTGTTAAAAAAAGCAGATTTATTGATGTATGTAGATTTTAATTGTTTAAAGCGTACCGGTAAACTGGAGAAGGAATTGGAAAAGCTGAAAAGCAAAAAGGTGATGATAGACCATCACCCGTATCCCGATTCCATTGCGGATGTGATGATATCGGTACCATCCAGTTCCTCTACCTGCGAATTAAGCTATCACCTCATCAATAAAATGGGATGGAACGAACAGGTGGGAGTAGATGCCGCAGAATGTTTTTACACGGGAATAATGACCGATACCGGCTCACTCAGCTATAATTCATCCAGGCCCGAAACCTATAGGATGATAGCAGGACTGTTAGAGAAAAGTATAGATAAGGACAAGATTCATCAACTCGTATTTCACAGTAATTCTTTCAGTAGGATGAAGTTGTTGGGGCATGTGTTGGCTAATAAACTGTTTTTGATGCCCGATCAGGAAGCCGCATTTATATACCTGGATAAAAACGAACTGGCACAGCATCATTTTCAACCCGGTGATACGGAAGGCTTTGTTAATTATCCATTAAGTATTGAAGGGATAAATATTTCTGGCTTTTTTTTGGAGCAGGACGATAAAATAAAATGTTCGTTCCGTTCGCGTGGCGAGGTTCCGGTAAACAAGTTTTCGGAACTTCATTTTTCGGGCGGCGGACATCGCAACGCGGCGGGTGGCGAATCTGCTTCCTCATTAAAAGAATGTGTGGATAGATTTAAAAATGAACTGCCCAATTTTTACAATAAATTTAAAAATAATGAGATATAG
- a CDS encoding T9SS type A sorting domain-containing protein — MKNFTLLLTGLFLTFTAFAQTPMVEKVWDHSKQSNATWDPVEEEWIPGDAPAWMGGTTERGMTHMDGKIYIASRNGGNKIVVLDAATGLEIPSETITLAPEDVSGGTLPINSIAVTESGKIIITSLAGNTQSVDAESGEPNGHFRAYMVDPDNGNAVTPLFMWHNVGDAVYPGMRLGDGMNFYGDIADGKNGYLITAAASDKFVLRWDFVNGVVVAEPTIIELLESVPAPAEGAPVSLGIAPQLFPINETTFMVDGHGTQPMVFDMDGNMLASFTGEVTTQQEGVSGGSWFQFKDRDFVFAPTTNWAGTPLNAFELFELPGGSFEAAVSLGIIPALGMGSEKNTSFSYPVAVDVQPEQVLLFMMVANNGIACYKLTMDPGTSVGGELAADKFVVNNPATGVVRFNTEMAKVNLYDLSGRLIHSINNANEINVDGLKGLYVISGVKANGQTVKQKVMVK, encoded by the coding sequence ATGAAAAACTTTACTCTTTTGTTAACAGGGCTGTTTTTAACCTTTACAGCTTTTGCACAGACCCCCATGGTCGAGAAAGTATGGGATCATAGTAAACAAAGTAATGCGACTTGGGATCCGGTGGAAGAAGAATGGATACCGGGAGATGCACCCGCATGGATGGGAGGAACAACAGAGCGTGGAATGACCCACATGGATGGTAAGATCTATATTGCATCCAGAAATGGTGGCAACAAGATTGTTGTTTTGGATGCGGCCACAGGTCTCGAAATTCCGTCAGAAACTATTACTTTGGCACCAGAAGATGTTTCTGGTGGAACTTTGCCCATCAACAGTATTGCCGTTACCGAGTCGGGTAAGATTATTATTACGAGTTTGGCTGGCAACACCCAGTCTGTTGATGCAGAATCTGGTGAGCCCAATGGCCATTTTAGGGCTTATATGGTAGATCCGGACAATGGAAATGCCGTTACCCCATTATTTATGTGGCACAATGTGGGCGATGCAGTTTATCCTGGAATGCGACTAGGTGATGGTATGAATTTTTACGGCGACATTGCCGATGGTAAAAATGGTTATTTGATTACCGCTGCTGCAAGCGATAAGTTTGTACTGCGCTGGGATTTTGTGAATGGCGTTGTTGTTGCCGAACCAACCATCATTGAACTGTTAGAGTCCGTGCCCGCACCGGCCGAGGGAGCCCCTGTAAGCTTGGGGATTGCGCCCCAATTATTCCCAATAAATGAAACTACCTTTATGGTTGACGGACATGGAACACAACCTATGGTTTTCGATATGGATGGTAATATGCTGGCCAGCTTTACCGGGGAGGTGACTACGCAGCAGGAAGGTGTTTCAGGTGGTAGTTGGTTTCAGTTCAAGGATCGCGACTTTGTGTTTGCCCCTACAACCAACTGGGCTGGTACACCTTTAAACGCTTTTGAATTATTTGAATTGCCCGGTGGTAGTTTTGAGGCAGCCGTTTCCCTGGGTATCATACCTGCCTTAGGTATGGGTTCCGAAAAAAACACTTCCTTTTCTTATCCGGTTGCTGTGGATGTTCAGCCTGAGCAAGTGCTATTGTTTATGATGGTAGCCAACAACGGTATTGCTTGTTATAAGCTTACGATGGATCCGGGCACTTCCGTAGGCGGTGAGTTGGCTGCGGATAAATTTGTGGTAAATAACCCGGCAACGGGAGTGGTAAGATTCAATACCGAAATGGCAAAAGTAAATCTTTACGACCTATCGGGCAGGTTAATTCATTCGATAAACAATGCCAATGAAATTAACGTGGACGGATTAAAAGGACTGTATGTGATTTCAGGAGTTAAAGCCAACGGCCAAACCGTAAAACAAAAAGTAATGGTTAAGTAA
- a CDS encoding FKBP-type peptidyl-prolyl cis-trans isomerase, which produces MRYRYSCIMVLLLLCASACKIQNKDKPDKRKVTAEELISVNRYMVGKDASVIKKYAEENNYNMLETETGLWYQIDKAGDGEYADNGDVVKIAYDIYLLDGTPCYSSDSLGYRSFKVGQGGVEAGLEEGILLMQKGAKATFIMPPHRAHGLVGDDDKIPGRSILLYKVELVDLKKNK; this is translated from the coding sequence ATGAGATATAGATACAGTTGTATTATGGTGCTTTTATTGCTTTGTGCAAGCGCATGTAAAATACAAAACAAAGATAAGCCTGATAAACGAAAGGTAACCGCTGAAGAGCTTATATCGGTAAATCGTTATATGGTGGGGAAGGATGCTTCGGTAATTAAAAAATATGCCGAAGAAAATAACTATAATATGCTGGAAACGGAAACCGGACTCTGGTACCAAATTGATAAGGCAGGCGATGGTGAGTATGCCGACAACGGGGATGTTGTTAAAATTGCTTACGATATTTATTTGCTCGATGGAACGCCATGTTACAGTTCCGATTCATTGGGTTACAGATCGTTTAAAGTAGGGCAGGGGGGAGTTGAAGCCGGCCTTGAAGAGGGGATTCTGTTGATGCAAAAAGGAGCCAAAGCTACTTTTATAATGCCTCCACACAGAGCACATGGTTTGGTGGGCGATGACGATAAAATACCCGGGCGTTCCATATTGCTCTATAAAGTAGAGCTCGTTGATTTGAAAAAGAACAAATAA
- a CDS encoding TolB family protein yields the protein MKKNYLLLLTLSFIVSAAFGQPRIVDEPVKILFSDEVSYMNAVWSPDGQMIAFSGDKHNGIWVVDADGKNLTKLTSDPGAGFGFSWSLDSKFILARSVFSQGFRKYHNVKLYDVRVGTEHLILEKSRNLKGLPVFSNGDGLVAMMLGKNMEKKSSGIPALKNTGTPQKEAILFSGALMPVLASSKVPVEVKFPEFKGRYVFNSAISPAGNKVVFQVSGLGLYVADVSGQNLKKLGKGEQASWTPDGIYIVVTMVDDDGSRITSGKLYTVNVQTGEYMPLLDKEDMVAMNPDISSDGKYLLFENSLDGAIYKARLK from the coding sequence ATGAAGAAAAATTACCTTTTACTTTTAACGCTTAGCTTCATTGTATCCGCCGCCTTTGGGCAACCACGTATTGTGGACGAGCCCGTGAAAATTCTTTTTTCTGATGAAGTATCATACATGAATGCCGTTTGGTCGCCGGATGGCCAAATGATTGCTTTTTCGGGTGATAAGCACAATGGAATATGGGTGGTTGACGCTGATGGAAAAAATCTGACTAAGCTTACTTCCGACCCGGGCGCCGGCTTTGGTTTCTCCTGGTCACTCGATAGTAAGTTTATCCTGGCTCGCTCTGTTTTTTCACAGGGTTTTCGAAAGTATCACAACGTAAAGCTTTATGATGTACGTGTGGGTACGGAACACCTTATATTAGAAAAGTCGCGTAATTTAAAAGGTTTACCTGTGTTTAGCAATGGCGATGGCCTTGTGGCCATGATGCTGGGTAAAAACATGGAAAAAAAATCATCGGGTATACCAGCGCTAAAAAATACTGGTACACCACAAAAGGAAGCTATTTTATTCAGTGGTGCCCTTATGCCAGTGCTGGCATCATCTAAGGTGCCTGTGGAGGTTAAATTTCCCGAATTTAAAGGCCGTTATGTCTTCAATAGTGCCATATCTCCGGCTGGTAACAAAGTGGTGTTTCAAGTGAGTGGTCTGGGATTGTACGTGGCCGATGTAAGTGGTCAAAACCTTAAAAAACTGGGTAAGGGCGAGCAGGCTAGCTGGACTCCTGATGGAATATATATAGTGGTTACTATGGTGGATGACGATGGATCCAGAATAACCTCCGGCAAGCTATACACAGTTAACGTGCAAACGGGCGAATATATGCCCCTGCTTGATAAAGAAGATATGGTAGCCATGAACCCGGATATATCCAGCGACGGAAAATATCTATTATTTGAGAACTCACTCGATGGAGCTATTTATAAAGCCCGTTTGAAGTAG
- a CDS encoding FKBP-type peptidyl-prolyl cis-trans isomerase, translating into MIKLVIKAFALLLVVLAVSCDTKKIETSRQLFAKEQERLNTFLNTVPHDSVVSNPDKLNWKEYWTRQAVDTIDKSLETGLIYFEKETGTGDVVTVGKEVGIYYYRSVIGTYEDGEVGLSEPVTNYGTGNPLIFVVGGQSGVQPGIEEAVTYMRKYGKSKVIIPSLLDNKQYQTAIYDIEVTYLSK; encoded by the coding sequence ATGATAAAATTAGTGATAAAGGCGTTTGCTTTGCTTTTGGTAGTGCTTGCCGTTAGTTGCGATACCAAAAAAATTGAAACCTCGCGTCAGCTGTTCGCCAAAGAACAAGAAAGGTTAAATACTTTTTTAAATACCGTGCCTCACGACAGTGTGGTTAGTAATCCCGATAAGTTGAATTGGAAAGAATATTGGACCCGACAGGCAGTGGACACAATTGATAAATCGCTTGAAACAGGATTAATTTATTTTGAAAAGGAAACTGGTACAGGTGATGTAGTAACTGTAGGTAAAGAAGTGGGGATTTACTATTACAGGTCGGTAATTGGCACCTACGAAGATGGCGAAGTGGGTTTGTCTGAACCGGTTACCAATTATGGCACCGGTAATCCCTTAATTTTTGTGGTTGGTGGACAGTCCGGGGTGCAGCCGGGTATTGAAGAGGCGGTTACGTATATGCGAAAATACGGCAAAAGCAAAGTTATCATCCCATCTCTACTTGACAATAAACAATACCAAACTGCCATTTACGATATTGAAGTTACTTACTTGAGTAAGTAA
- a CDS encoding Ig-like domain-containing protein — protein sequence MKQVIPSLFFITIALCSFNLKAQEAPIIGLSDWSLFIDPGHDKTGNMGLYNYSEAEKVLRVAWALRDMLEQQTDISQVFLSRLSDQDEITLAARTDLANTLGADFYYSIHSDAGSPSVNSTLMLHGGWTNNGVTVEKEPNGGKALGDILDADLSGVMRIDTRGNWADRNFYLRGEYHHDNQFPYLAVNRRTNMASLLSEAGFHTNPGQQQKNLNAEWKKLEALSAFRSILEWGGIDRPAIGVATGIITDADSGLPINGVTVSIADKQYTTDTYESLFNQYSNDPEELRNGFYFIEGLTPGADVEVVFTADNHETKSMMLHVDSNPNGRTHENLSFLDVQLTSTIPPLVSGVEPSNELGMLKPGTKLQFTFSRQMDKTSVESAITLSDALVGLTYNWQNDFTLEVSMSGLEFVTQYTLTIDGSIAKNTLTDQFLDGDADGIAGGNYQLVFTTSAEDTDAPVLMDSWPATDAAITELRPILRLVYDEELNDASVGADAVSLKLMPSEDMVTGQVTHKVVNGQSVIHFFPAIDLNQEATYQVDVAAGLADFYGNTTEAFSYSFSLPSIAPRSINLIDPFDGTISGWWQPQQSGSTAGIITEETDRSYDASVANLSEGSQGSMRFNYSWDMDVGAPYIRLYLHPDAAQNTNRYNIEDLLQVYVFGDGSNTEFRFMARDGDQKYEASPWYSIDWMGWKLISWDLSNDPVYAWVNGNGVLDGTDFRLDGFHFRYVTGGAQKGTLYFDQFRFLAPDNGTSVPQLNGDAEIKLFPNPVQNILNIHADEPIKTVRIHSISGQLMMMEHMGSDKATLNVERLPAGVYLVEVYTRSGRSYAKIQVK from the coding sequence ATGAAACAAGTTATACCATCACTTTTTTTTATAACTATAGCACTCTGTTCTTTTAATTTAAAAGCGCAGGAAGCACCCATTATTGGGTTGAGCGACTGGTCACTTTTTATCGATCCCGGTCATGATAAAACCGGCAATATGGGATTGTACAATTACTCCGAAGCGGAAAAAGTGCTGCGCGTGGCTTGGGCCTTACGGGATATGTTAGAGCAACAAACCGATATCTCACAAGTATTTTTATCCCGGCTAAGCGATCAGGATGAAATTACATTGGCGGCCCGGACTGATTTGGCCAACACATTGGGCGCCGACTTTTATTACTCTATACACAGCGATGCCGGATCGCCTTCGGTTAACAGTACTTTAATGTTGCATGGGGGCTGGACCAACAATGGGGTAACCGTTGAAAAGGAGCCCAACGGGGGCAAGGCGCTGGGCGATATCCTTGATGCAGATCTCTCGGGTGTTATGCGAATCGACACCCGGGGCAACTGGGCCGACAGGAATTTTTACCTGAGAGGTGAATATCACCACGACAATCAATTTCCTTACCTTGCCGTGAACAGACGCACCAATATGGCATCTTTGTTAAGTGAGGCGGGTTTTCACACCAATCCCGGACAGCAACAAAAAAACCTCAATGCCGAATGGAAGAAACTGGAAGCTTTGTCTGCATTCCGTTCCATCCTGGAGTGGGGCGGCATCGATAGGCCTGCCATAGGCGTTGCCACCGGAATTATTACGGATGCAGACAGTGGCCTGCCTATCAATGGAGTTACGGTAAGCATTGCCGACAAACAATATACTACTGACACCTACGAATCCTTGTTTAACCAGTACTCTAACGACCCTGAGGAACTCCGAAACGGTTTTTACTTCATAGAAGGCTTAACGCCCGGAGCAGATGTTGAGGTGGTTTTTACCGCTGATAATCACGAAACCAAAAGTATGATGCTTCATGTGGATTCCAACCCGAATGGACGTACTCACGAAAATCTGAGTTTTCTCGATGTTCAATTAACAAGCACTATTCCACCTTTGGTATCCGGGGTGGAGCCTTCTAACGAGTTAGGGATGCTTAAACCCGGTACCAAATTGCAGTTTACCTTTAGCCGGCAGATGGATAAAACTTCCGTGGAGTCGGCCATTACGCTCAGCGATGCACTGGTAGGGCTCACTTATAATTGGCAGAACGATTTTACCCTTGAGGTGAGTATGAGCGGATTGGAATTTGTTACCCAATATACACTCACGATAGACGGAAGCATTGCAAAAAATACTTTAACTGATCAGTTCCTCGATGGGGATGCAGATGGGATAGCGGGTGGTAATTACCAATTGGTATTCACCACTTCTGCCGAAGATACCGATGCCCCTGTGCTGATGGATTCCTGGCCTGCAACAGATGCGGCCATAACGGAATTGCGACCCATCCTGCGTTTGGTTTATGACGAAGAACTTAACGACGCGTCCGTGGGTGCCGATGCCGTCAGCCTAAAACTGATGCCTTCGGAGGACATGGTTACGGGTCAGGTAACGCATAAAGTGGTGAACGGGCAGAGTGTAATCCACTTTTTCCCTGCCATCGATTTAAACCAGGAAGCCACTTATCAAGTTGATGTGGCCGCTGGGCTTGCCGATTTTTACGGCAATACAACGGAAGCATTCAGCTATAGTTTTTCGCTGCCTAGCATTGCTCCACGTAGCATCAACCTTATCGATCCGTTTGATGGCACTATCTCTGGCTGGTGGCAACCCCAACAGTCCGGTTCTACCGCTGGTATCATAACCGAAGAAACCGATCGCAGCTATGATGCTTCCGTGGCCAACCTTTCGGAGGGTAGCCAGGGAAGTATGCGTTTCAACTATAGTTGGGATATGGATGTCGGTGCACCCTACATACGGCTCTATCTGCACCCCGATGCTGCACAAAATACAAATAGATACAATATCGAAGATTTATTGCAGGTATATGTTTTTGGCGATGGGTCCAATACCGAGTTCCGCTTTATGGCTCGCGATGGCGACCAAAAGTATGAGGCCAGTCCCTGGTATTCCATAGATTGGATGGGTTGGAAATTGATTTCCTGGGATTTGAGTAACGATCCGGTGTATGCCTGGGTAAATGGAAACGGCGTGCTGGATGGTACCGATTTTCGTTTGGATGGCTTTCATTTCCGATATGTAACGGGAGGTGCGCAAAAAGGTACTTTATATTTCGATCAGTTTAGATTCCTTGCACCCGATAACGGTACTTCCGTTCCACAGTTAAATGGTGATGCAGAGATTAAACTTTTCCCCAACCCGGTACAAAATATACTCAATATACATGCGGATGAACCCATAAAAACAGTGCGTATCCATTCTATCTCCGGGCAATTGATGATGATGGAGCATATGGGCTCGGACAAAGCTACGCTGAATGTGGAGCGTTTGCCTGCAGGTGTATATTTGGTGGAGGTTTACACCAGAAGTGGACGAAGCTACGCTAAAATTCAAGTAAAATAA
- the ndk gene encoding nucleoside-diphosphate kinase: MAGNKTLTIIKPFAVKNGKLGAILHKIEESGYRFAAIKTLKLEKHEAEEFYAEHQGKPFFDDLTDFMSSGPITAAILTKENAVEDFRYLIGATDPSEAQEGTIRKMFATSKTRNAIHGSDSDESADRECDFFFSRRERLKTDI, encoded by the coding sequence ATGGCCGGAAACAAAACATTGACAATTATTAAACCCTTTGCGGTTAAAAACGGCAAATTGGGTGCTATCCTTCACAAAATAGAAGAATCGGGCTACCGTTTTGCAGCGATTAAAACCTTAAAACTCGAAAAACACGAAGCCGAAGAGTTTTATGCCGAACACCAGGGTAAGCCTTTTTTTGACGACCTCACTGATTTTATGTCGTCGGGACCTATAACCGCTGCCATTTTAACCAAAGAAAATGCCGTTGAAGATTTTCGTTACCTGATTGGTGCTACTGATCCCAGTGAAGCTCAGGAAGGAACCATCCGAAAAATGTTTGCCACTAGTAAAACGCGCAACGCTATTCACGGCTCCGATAGCGACGAAAGTGCCGATCGTGAATGTGACTTTTTCTTTAGCCGCCGCGAAAGGTTAAAAACAGATATTTGA
- a CDS encoding outer membrane protein assembly factor BamB family protein yields the protein MKVHFYPKAILLLLLSVLLWSCQSSDSVKFAFLTDIHVVPGNENEMVFARAVGEINRSDANFVVITGDLSNMGSDAELNAVKAILDSLNKPYYILPGNHETNWSETGGATYKKVFGDDRFDFNQDTYRFVGFNTGPYMKMGDGHVKQEDMAWLQKTLSSGDKSKHIIAMAHYPLADGLDNWPEITETLKQQNVKMALCGHGHKLQMMNFNGITGIMGRALLSRDKTDQGYNLVELKGDSVWVSEKKLGQTPEQMFAWNIHESKQIEGLSISELPNYDINKQFERVAVKWDYTDSASVLGGFDMHPSGMLAWLSSDGYLRCINKTDKQMLWEHHLGTPQYGTPVFYKNMLIVGTSQGKVRAFNVADGMPVWETEFAHPIFGEGVVDGDQIFISLGKGGMASINASNGTLVWQFNDVEGFVQVKPCVTYKEVIFGAWDRHLYCVDKTTGKLNWKWNNGHGAILYSPGNVVPAVAKGKVFLVAPDRYFTVLDLKTGKQLYRTNEHQVRESMGMSADKEYMFAKLMNDTVVAYPTDIPEKGELWALDCGFGYEHNPCPMIEQNGVLYGGTKNGEVFAINTDGGQLIYRYKLGNSSVNKLMLNREGNLMVMLMEGHIFELAFPFGEEIKL from the coding sequence ATGAAAGTTCATTTCTATCCCAAAGCCATACTTCTTCTGCTTTTATCCGTATTGCTATGGTCGTGCCAATCCTCCGATTCGGTAAAGTTTGCTTTTCTTACCGACATTCATGTTGTTCCGGGTAACGAGAACGAAATGGTATTTGCCCGGGCAGTAGGCGAAATAAACCGCAGTGATGCCAATTTTGTGGTCATCACCGGCGATTTGTCCAATATGGGTTCCGATGCCGAGCTCAATGCGGTAAAAGCCATCCTGGATTCCCTGAACAAACCCTATTATATATTACCAGGTAATCACGAAACCAATTGGTCTGAAACCGGAGGTGCTACCTATAAAAAGGTATTCGGCGACGATCGATTCGATTTTAATCAGGATACCTATCGTTTTGTGGGATTCAATACCGGCCCCTATATGAAAATGGGCGACGGCCATGTAAAGCAAGAAGATATGGCCTGGTTACAGAAGACCCTGTCCTCAGGCGATAAATCGAAACACATTATTGCTATGGCCCACTATCCCTTGGCGGATGGACTGGACAACTGGCCCGAAATAACAGAAACATTGAAACAACAAAATGTTAAAATGGCCCTCTGTGGGCATGGCCATAAACTGCAAATGATGAATTTTAACGGCATAACCGGAATTATGGGCCGTGCGCTGCTTAGTCGCGACAAAACAGACCAGGGCTATAACCTCGTAGAGCTTAAAGGCGATTCGGTGTGGGTAAGTGAGAAAAAGTTGGGACAAACGCCGGAACAGATGTTTGCCTGGAACATCCATGAATCAAAGCAAATTGAGGGTTTGTCCATATCGGAACTACCCAATTACGATATCAACAAACAATTTGAAAGGGTAGCGGTAAAATGGGACTATACCGATAGTGCTTCTGTTTTGGGTGGTTTTGATATGCATCCTTCGGGCATGTTGGCCTGGCTAAGCTCTGATGGCTATTTGCGCTGCATCAACAAAACCGATAAGCAAATGCTTTGGGAACACCATTTGGGTACCCCGCAATACGGTACGCCGGTGTTTTACAAAAATATGCTCATAGTTGGAACCTCACAAGGTAAAGTGCGGGCATTTAACGTGGCCGACGGTATGCCCGTATGGGAAACAGAATTTGCTCATCCCATTTTTGGTGAAGGGGTGGTGGATGGCGATCAAATTTTCATATCTCTTGGCAAAGGCGGCATGGCCAGTATCAATGCATCAAACGGCACGTTGGTTTGGCAGTTCAATGATGTGGAGGGTTTTGTGCAGGTAAAACCTTGCGTTACCTATAAAGAGGTAATATTTGGAGCCTGGGATCGTCATTTGTATTGTGTAGACAAAACCACGGGAAAGCTGAACTGGAAATGGAACAACGGACACGGTGCTATCCTTTATTCACCCGGTAATGTTGTGCCGGCGGTGGCTAAGGGTAAAGTGTTTTTGGTGGCGCCGGACCGGTATTTTACCGTTCTCGATCTGAAAACCGGCAAGCAGTTGTACCGCACCAATGAGCATCAAGTGCGCGAATCCATGGGCATGTCGGCCGATAAAGAATATATGTTTGCCAAGCTAATGAACGATACCGTGGTGGCTTACCCCACCGATATCCCGGAAAAAGGTGAACTATGGGCTTTGGATTGCGGTTTTGGCTATGAGCATAACCCATGTCCCATGATTGAGCAGAATGGCGTACTCTACGGAGGTACTAAAAATGGTGAGGTGTTTGCCATAAATACGGATGGGGGTCAATTGATCTACCGTTATAAACTGGGCAACTCCTCCGTAAATAAATTAATGCTTAATCGGGAGGGCAATCTAATGGTAATGCTTATGGAAGGTCATATTTTTGAGTTGGCATTTCCTTTTGGTGAGGAAATAAAATTGTAA